The following coding sequences lie in one Phycicoccus duodecadis genomic window:
- a CDS encoding ABC transporter ATP-binding protein, which yields MSTASTDPARPAPSGAPGTPALRIRDLSVTFRSRRGEVPAVRDVDLDVRRGELVALLGESGSGKSATARAVLGLHDPRRTEVRAGVLEVAGHDVLTASPEQLRRLRGDTVGLVFQDALSALNPVLTVGHQIGELYRQHRGASRRAARAQAAEMLALVGIPGARQRVDDYPHQFSGGMRQRLLVAMAIALEPELLIADEPTTALDVTVQAQILALIDRLRTELDMGVLLITHDLGVVSEVADEVAVMYAGRIVERAGADDLFDGPAHPYTEALLRSVPQVDAVGGSLAVIPGTPPRPGHLPPGCAFHPRCGWALPACREDRPPLTEVGPGRSAACLRSSEVLDAHA from the coding sequence ATGAGCACCGCCTCGACCGACCCCGCCCGCCCCGCACCTTCCGGTGCGCCGGGCACGCCCGCCCTGCGCATCCGCGACCTCTCGGTCACCTTCCGCTCCCGACGGGGCGAGGTGCCGGCCGTGCGCGACGTCGACCTCGACGTGCGTCGCGGCGAGCTCGTCGCGCTGCTGGGGGAGTCCGGGTCCGGCAAGTCCGCCACCGCGCGCGCGGTCCTGGGGCTGCACGACCCGCGGCGCACCGAGGTCCGCGCGGGCGTCCTGGAGGTGGCCGGCCACGACGTCCTCACCGCGAGCCCCGAGCAGCTGCGGCGTCTGCGCGGCGACACGGTGGGCCTGGTCTTCCAGGACGCGCTGTCCGCGCTGAACCCGGTCCTCACCGTCGGCCACCAGATCGGCGAGCTGTACCGGCAGCACCGGGGCGCGTCCCGCCGCGCCGCCCGGGCGCAGGCCGCCGAGATGCTGGCCCTGGTCGGGATCCCCGGCGCCCGCCAGCGGGTCGACGACTACCCCCACCAGTTCTCCGGCGGTATGCGGCAGCGCCTGCTCGTCGCGATGGCCATCGCCCTCGAGCCCGAGCTGTTGATCGCCGACGAGCCGACGACGGCTCTCGACGTCACGGTGCAGGCGCAGATCCTGGCGCTCATCGACCGGCTCCGCACCGAGCTCGACATGGGTGTCCTGCTCATCACCCACGACCTGGGGGTGGTCTCCGAGGTCGCCGACGAGGTCGCCGTCATGTACGCGGGCCGCATCGTCGAGCGCGCGGGGGCCGACGACCTCTTCGACGGGCCGGCCCACCCGTACACCGAGGCGCTACTGCGCTCGGTCCCTCAGGTCGACGCGGTCGGGGGCAGCCTGGCCGTGATCCCCGGTACTCCGCCCCGCCCGGGCCACCTGCCCCCCGGCTGCGCCTTCCACCCACGTTGCGGTTGGGCGCTGCCGGCCTGCCGGGAGGACCGTCCCCCGCTCACCGAGGTCGGCCCGGGCCGGTCCGCGGCCTGCCTGCGCTCATCGGAGGTGCTCGATGCCCACGCCTGA
- a CDS encoding DUF2277 domain-containing protein has translation MCRNIRQLHNFEPPATSEEVAAAALQYVRKVSGATRPSQANAEAFARAVEEVAEVTQRLLDALVTAAPPKDREVEATKARARAAERYGRTG, from the coding sequence ATGTGCCGCAACATCCGCCAGCTCCACAACTTCGAGCCGCCCGCGACCAGCGAGGAGGTGGCGGCCGCGGCCCTGCAGTACGTGCGCAAGGTCAGCGGCGCCACGCGCCCCTCGCAGGCCAACGCTGAGGCCTTCGCCCGGGCCGTCGAGGAGGTCGCCGAGGTCACCCAGCGGCTGCTCGACGCCCTCGTCACGGCCGCGCCGCCCAAGGACCGCGAGGTCGAGGCGACCAAGGCCCGGGCCCGCGCGGCGGAGCGCTACGGCCGCACCGGCTGA
- a CDS encoding ABC transporter ATP-binding protein, giving the protein MPTPDPVLVCDDVSKTFVSGPPGFGRTRVSAVHHVSLSVAPGESVGIVGESGCGKTTLARMLVGLERPDQGTITVAGRDVTSARGRDRQALSRQVQMVFQDPYLSLNPRMTVLDLVGEPLVVHRTHRGATERRERVAELLDAVGLSPDMMSRYPHQFSGGQRQRIGIARAIALEPSVLVCDEPVSALDVSVQAQVVNVLRGLQERLGLAIVFIAHDLGVVRHMTDRTAVMYLGTVVEDAPSAILFDAPTHPYTQTLLAASPRMGRRGERRRRDRVVPVGEPPSPTDPPSGCRFHTRCPLATQVCQDVEPTLGSRGPGHTVACHHADEATGRGAALARVQLG; this is encoded by the coding sequence ATGCCCACGCCTGACCCCGTCCTCGTCTGCGACGACGTCAGCAAGACGTTCGTCAGCGGCCCTCCCGGGTTCGGCCGGACCCGGGTCAGCGCCGTGCACCACGTGTCCCTGTCCGTCGCCCCCGGCGAGTCCGTCGGCATCGTCGGCGAGTCCGGGTGCGGGAAGACGACCCTCGCGCGGATGCTCGTGGGCCTGGAGCGCCCCGACCAGGGCACCATCACGGTCGCCGGGCGCGACGTCACCTCGGCCCGCGGCCGCGACCGCCAGGCGCTGAGCCGGCAGGTGCAGATGGTCTTCCAGGACCCCTACCTCTCCCTCAACCCGAGGATGACCGTCCTCGACCTGGTCGGCGAACCGCTCGTCGTGCACCGGACCCACCGAGGGGCCACCGAGCGACGCGAGCGCGTCGCGGAGCTGCTCGACGCCGTCGGGCTGTCGCCGGACATGATGTCGCGCTACCCGCACCAGTTCTCCGGGGGCCAGCGGCAGCGGATCGGCATCGCCCGCGCCATCGCGCTCGAGCCGTCGGTCCTGGTCTGCGACGAGCCGGTCTCCGCCCTCGACGTGTCCGTCCAGGCCCAGGTGGTGAACGTCCTGCGCGGGCTCCAGGAGCGCCTCGGCCTCGCCATCGTCTTCATCGCGCACGACCTCGGGGTGGTGCGGCACATGACCGACCGCACGGCCGTCATGTACCTCGGCACCGTCGTGGAGGACGCCCCGTCCGCGATCCTCTTCGACGCCCCGACCCACCCGTACACGCAGACCCTGCTCGCCGCGTCGCCCCGGATGGGGCGGCGGGGCGAGCGCCGGCGCCGGGACCGGGTGGTGCCGGTCGGCGAGCCCCCGTCGCCGACCGACCCGCCGAGCGGCTGCCGCTTCCACACCCGGTGCCCCCTCGCCACGCAGGTCTGCCAGGACGTCGAGCCCACCTTGGGTTCGCGGGGGCCGGGTCACACCGTCGCCTGCCACCACGCCGACGAGGCCACCGGGCGCGGCGCGGCGCTCGCCCGGGTGCAGCTGGGCTGA
- a CDS encoding YncE family protein, translating to MTPSAPGRRAVLLLGSLALAGCSAEGAGGKPPSSPAKKGAEPADAPTPTVAAAGKVAPAGYAAEGMVFDELTASLVVGARRPDRIVVLDPTTLAERRSVRVAGTVRHLGLMPPGGVVLVPNEAGDTVSEVDLRTGAVRSTPVGHVPHDAAGTAAGEVLVADEFSRSMSVVRDGRVVHTFDDLVQPGGVVAAGRLGLVVDVGDYTVSAYDLDRMARVGRVAAGAGPTHAVLAAPTRLAVADTRGGRLRLLSVDPLREVADFAVGPSPYGLAADPGEGLVWVTLSGSNAVVGVSVAGDDPRIVARYPTVRQPNSVAVAPGSRTVFVSSRTDALVQRIAR from the coding sequence GTGACTCCTTCCGCCCCCGGCCGCCGAGCGGTGCTGCTGCTCGGGTCCCTGGCGCTGGCGGGCTGCTCGGCCGAGGGCGCCGGCGGGAAGCCTCCGTCGTCCCCCGCGAAGAAGGGCGCCGAGCCGGCCGACGCCCCGACCCCCACCGTGGCCGCGGCGGGGAAGGTCGCGCCGGCGGGCTACGCGGCCGAGGGGATGGTCTTCGACGAGCTCACGGCGTCGCTGGTCGTGGGGGCACGGCGCCCGGACCGCATCGTGGTGCTCGACCCCACGACGCTGGCGGAGCGGCGGTCCGTGAGGGTGGCGGGCACGGTGCGCCACCTCGGGCTGATGCCGCCCGGCGGGGTCGTGCTGGTGCCGAACGAGGCGGGCGACACCGTCTCGGAGGTCGACCTGCGCACCGGTGCCGTGCGCTCGACGCCGGTCGGCCACGTGCCGCACGACGCGGCAGGCACCGCCGCCGGTGAGGTCCTCGTGGCCGACGAGTTCAGCCGGTCGATGAGCGTCGTGCGGGACGGGCGCGTCGTGCACACCTTCGACGACCTCGTGCAGCCCGGAGGCGTGGTGGCGGCCGGCCGCCTCGGTCTCGTCGTCGACGTCGGCGACTACACGGTGAGCGCCTACGACCTCGACCGGATGGCGAGGGTCGGCCGCGTCGCCGCCGGCGCCGGGCCCACCCACGCCGTGCTCGCGGCACCGACCCGGCTGGCGGTGGCCGACACCCGTGGGGGCCGGCTCCGGCTGCTCTCGGTGGACCCGCTGCGGGAGGTGGCGGACTTCGCCGTGGGGCCGAGCCCCTACGGTCTGGCCGCCGACCCCGGCGAAGGGCTGGTGTGGGTGACGCTGAGCGGCTCGAACGCGGTGGTCGGGGTGTCGGTGGCGGGCGACGACCCGCGCATCGTCGCCCGCTACCCGACCGTGCGACAGCCGAACTCGGTGGCCGTCGCGCCCGGGTCGCGCACGGTGTTCGTGTCCAGCCGCACCGACGCCCTGGTCCAGCGCATCGCCCGCTGA
- a CDS encoding M23 family metallopeptidase has translation MSDRQEPSRTPSRRLVLGGGATLAGLTVAGVAGAPSALAASYVRPVKNPTAHPITAAWRIPGSWQAGYHTGVDIGCPVGTPVYATIGGDVRTGRASWGSAYGTMILINDNVDGSDWGYCHLSKRVVFDGQRVATNQLIGYSGNTGNTTGPHLHLERRPRYGGYGTDKNPNLWP, from the coding sequence ATGTCAGATCGTCAGGAACCATCGAGAACGCCCAGCCGTCGCCTCGTCCTCGGCGGGGGTGCCACGCTCGCCGGGCTCACCGTCGCCGGAGTGGCCGGCGCCCCGTCCGCCCTGGCCGCGTCGTACGTGCGGCCGGTGAAGAACCCCACCGCTCACCCGATCACGGCGGCGTGGCGGATCCCCGGCAGCTGGCAGGCGGGCTACCACACCGGCGTCGACATCGGCTGCCCCGTCGGCACCCCGGTGTACGCGACCATCGGCGGCGACGTCCGCACCGGCCGGGCGAGCTGGGGCTCCGCCTACGGGACCATGATCCTCATCAACGACAACGTCGACGGCTCCGACTGGGGCTACTGCCACCTGTCGAAGCGGGTGGTCTTCGACGGCCAACGGGTCGCCACCAACCAGCTCATCGGGTACTCGGGCAACACCGGCAACACCACCGGCCCGCACCTGCACCTCGAGCGCCGCCCCCGCTACGGCGGCTACGGCACCGACAAGAACCCCAACCTCTGGCCCTGA
- a CDS encoding dipeptidase codes for MLDPSPQYTPYRSYSHLEAGVDFPDIPLAQQVGRVPAYEGLDLSTTQKERTEGLLRESMVISLHDHPSIFPEDLHRDLRAYIRTGREFTGYEGLSRSGMTAVFDNVMDGTCCISSDGGWKWTDVLHDLGMRMSDLARQDYLIKGESLADIRRAHDEGRMALVFGLEAATMIENEVDRLDILHGFGVRQIGIAYSEANYLGSGLKERGDGGLTYFGERAVTRMNQLGMAIDISHSGDRTSLDVIKHSSKPVFMTHCGSREVWPTNRMKPDAVISAMAERGGVIGLEAAPHTTLSPAHPKHSLESVMDHFTHLVDVVGIEHVAFGPDTLFGDHVGLHDAFSGNLSIGQAHGHVEYEKQPYVDGLENPAECFYNIIGWLVSHDYSDDEIRAVVGGNIIRVLEEVWF; via the coding sequence ATGCTCGACCCGTCGCCGCAGTACACGCCGTACCGGTCCTACAGCCATCTCGAGGCCGGCGTCGACTTCCCGGACATCCCCCTCGCCCAGCAGGTGGGTCGGGTCCCGGCCTACGAGGGGCTGGACCTCTCGACCACGCAGAAGGAGCGCACCGAAGGGCTGCTGCGCGAGTCCATGGTGATCTCCCTGCACGATCATCCCTCGATCTTCCCGGAGGACCTGCACCGTGACCTGCGGGCCTACATCCGCACGGGTCGCGAGTTCACCGGGTACGAGGGCCTGTCCCGCTCGGGCATGACGGCCGTGTTCGACAACGTCATGGACGGCACCTGCTGCATCAGCAGTGACGGCGGCTGGAAGTGGACGGACGTCCTCCACGACCTCGGCATGCGGATGTCCGATCTCGCCCGCCAGGACTACCTCATCAAGGGCGAGTCGCTCGCCGACATCCGCCGGGCCCACGACGAGGGCCGGATGGCGCTGGTCTTCGGGCTCGAGGCCGCGACGATGATCGAGAACGAGGTCGACCGGCTCGACATCCTGCACGGTTTCGGTGTCCGGCAGATCGGCATCGCGTACTCCGAGGCCAACTACCTGGGCTCGGGGCTCAAGGAGCGCGGGGACGGTGGTCTCACGTACTTCGGCGAGCGTGCCGTCACGCGGATGAACCAGCTCGGCATGGCCATCGACATCTCGCACTCCGGTGACCGCACCAGCCTGGACGTCATCAAGCACTCGAGCAAGCCGGTCTTCATGACCCACTGCGGCTCGCGCGAGGTGTGGCCGACCAACCGGATGAAGCCCGACGCGGTGATCTCGGCCATGGCCGAGCGCGGCGGCGTCATCGGCCTCGAGGCCGCTCCGCACACCACGCTCTCGCCGGCCCACCCGAAGCACTCGCTCGAGTCGGTGATGGACCACTTCACCCACCTGGTCGACGTGGTCGGCATCGAGCACGTCGCCTTCGGTCCGGACACCCTCTTCGGTGACCACGTGGGCCTGCACGACGCCTTCAGTGGCAACCTGTCCATCGGCCAGGCCCACGGGCACGTCGAGTACGAGAAGCAGCCCTACGTCGACGGGCTGGAGAACCCCGCCGAGTGCTTCTACAACATCATCGGCTGGCTGGTCAGCCACGACTACTCCGACGACGAGATCCGAGCCGTCGTCGGCGGCAACATCATTCGTGTTCTAGAGGAGGTGTGGTTCTGA
- a CDS encoding SulP family inorganic anion transporter, with protein MSTSTPDAPVAAPATPATPALGVRAALRSPALLRTEVLAGLVVALALIPEAISFSIIAGVDPRVGLFASFTMAVSIAVLGGRPAMISAATGSIALVVAPVSREYGLDYLVATVLLGGLLQVVLGLAGVARLMRFIPRSVMVGFVNALAILIFLAQLPHLVDVPLAVYPMVAVGIAVIVALPRVTRIVPAPLVAIVALTGFTLLAAVSVPTVGDEGALPDSLPTLFVPDVPLTLDTLRVIAPYALAMAVVGLLESLLTAKLVDDITDTPSHKTRESWGQGAANVVTGLFGGMGGCAMIGQTMINVKVSGARTRISTFLAGVFLLVLVVGLGDVVALIPMAALVAVMVMVSVGTFDWHSIRPATLRRMPRSETAVMVSTVVVVVATNNLAIGVVVGVLVAMVLFARRVAHLTDTHRELVEAADGSVTARYTVTGELFFASSNDLYTQFDYAADPARVVIDLSRSHIWDASTVAALDAITTKYERRGTTVGIVGLNPSSAARHGRLTGSLPSH; from the coding sequence GTGAGCACGTCCACGCCCGACGCCCCCGTGGCCGCCCCGGCCACCCCCGCCACCCCGGCCCTCGGCGTCCGCGCCGCCCTGCGCTCGCCGGCGCTGCTGCGCACCGAGGTCCTGGCGGGCCTGGTCGTGGCCCTGGCCCTGATCCCCGAGGCCATCTCGTTCTCGATCATCGCCGGCGTCGACCCCCGGGTCGGCCTCTTCGCCTCGTTCACGATGGCCGTCTCCATCGCCGTCCTGGGCGGGCGCCCGGCGATGATCTCGGCGGCCACGGGGTCGATCGCCCTGGTCGTCGCCCCCGTCTCGCGCGAGTACGGCCTCGACTACCTCGTCGCCACCGTCCTGCTCGGCGGCCTCCTCCAGGTGGTTCTCGGCCTCGCCGGGGTGGCCCGGCTGATGCGCTTCATCCCGCGCTCGGTGATGGTCGGCTTCGTCAACGCGCTCGCCATCCTCATCTTCCTCGCCCAGCTGCCGCACCTGGTCGACGTGCCCCTGGCCGTCTACCCGATGGTCGCCGTCGGCATCGCCGTCATCGTCGCCCTGCCCCGGGTGACGCGCATCGTGCCGGCACCGCTGGTCGCGATCGTCGCGCTCACCGGCTTCACGCTGCTGGCCGCCGTGAGCGTGCCCACCGTCGGTGACGAGGGCGCGTTGCCCGACAGCCTGCCGACCCTGTTCGTCCCGGATGTCCCGCTCACCCTGGACACCCTGCGCGTCATCGCCCCCTACGCGCTCGCCATGGCCGTGGTCGGCCTCCTCGAGTCGCTGCTCACGGCCAAGCTGGTCGACGACATCACCGACACCCCCTCGCACAAGACCCGCGAGTCCTGGGGCCAGGGCGCGGCCAACGTCGTCACCGGGCTCTTCGGGGGCATGGGCGGCTGCGCGATGATCGGGCAGACCATGATCAACGTGAAGGTCTCGGGGGCCCGCACCCGCATCTCCACGTTCCTCGCGGGGGTCTTCCTGCTCGTGCTCGTCGTGGGCCTCGGCGACGTCGTGGCGCTCATCCCCATGGCGGCCCTCGTCGCGGTGATGGTCATGGTCTCGGTCGGCACCTTCGACTGGCACAGCATCCGCCCCGCCACCCTGCGCCGGATGCCGCGCTCCGAGACCGCCGTCATGGTCTCGACCGTCGTGGTGGTCGTCGCCACGAACAACCTCGCCATTGGGGTGGTCGTCGGCGTGCTCGTCGCGATGGTCCTGTTCGCCCGCCGCGTCGCGCACCTCACCGACACCCACCGCGAGCTGGTCGAGGCCGCCGACGGCAGCGTCACGGCCCGCTACACCGTGACCGGCGAGCTCTTCTTCGCCTCCAGCAACGACCTGTACACCCAGTTCGACTACGCCGCCGACCCCGCCCGCGTGGTCATCGACCTGAGCCGCTCGCACATCTGGGACGCCTCCACGGTCGCCGCGCTCGACGCGATCACCACCAAGTACGAGCGCCGCGGCACGACGGTCGGGATCGTCGGGCTGAACCCCTCGAGTGCCGCGCGGCACGGCCGGCTCACCGGCTCGCTCCCCTCGCACTGA
- the dnaB gene encoding replicative DNA helicase, producing MSIAELGTGYTGSERAPDDRVPPQDLHAEQSVLGSMLLDKDAIADCLEECKAHDFYRPAHEAIFDAILDLFGRGEPADAITVADELGKRGDLVRVGGQAYLHQLIQSVPTAANAGYYAEIVHERAVLRRLVEAGTRIVQMGYAQGEGDIADIVNRAQAEVYGVAEQRGGEDYHVLGELLNETMEEIEAASGRTDDLIGVPTGFIELDELTHGLHPGQMIVVAARPAVGKALALDTPLPTPDGWTTMGEVAVGDRLFGADGHVTTVVAATEVMVGRPCFEVEFSDGTVVVADAQHQWLTDTRSSRRSAQAARAGRNRMRHQGTFAAVRTTEEIAATLRTPTAEARLNHSVRLAQPLVGPEVDLPLAPYVLGAWLGDGTSAAAQITTADAEIVMYLEAEGLTVTPTSSPMRYSLRLPEAPVTPRHCVVCGDEFVPRTSQVKTCGRSCGGRAKGTEQLEPRCPDCGALCTGLRRCQACRSDHGTVVGLLRSVGVLGDKHIPGAYQRASETQRRALLAGLLDTDGTVTATGCVQFTTTSARLRDDVCELVSGLGYRYGISTRTVRGRTESSSTAFTLTFSADEDVFRLTRKVIRHKELRGRRFQRRDSRFIVDVRPVEPVPVRCVEVDNADHLYLAGRTMVPTHNSTLGIDIVRAAAIKHNMAAAVFSLEMSRTEITMRILSAEATIQLQDLRRGLKNQEQWTKLARIMGKISNAPLFIDDSPNMSLMEIRAKARRLKQQHNLKLIVIDYLQLMTSGKKVESRQQEVAEFSRALKLLAKELEVPVIAISQLNRGPEQRTDKRPQMSDLRESGSIEQDADVVILLHRDRGDAEREGEADVIVAKHRNGPTKDIVLAFQGHYSRFSNMAQDNGF from the coding sequence GTGAGCATCGCCGAGCTGGGCACCGGCTACACCGGGTCCGAGCGAGCCCCGGACGACCGCGTCCCCCCGCAGGACCTGCACGCCGAGCAGTCGGTGCTGGGCTCGATGCTCCTCGACAAGGACGCCATCGCCGACTGCCTCGAGGAGTGCAAGGCCCACGACTTCTACCGGCCGGCGCACGAGGCGATCTTCGACGCCATCCTCGACCTGTTCGGGCGCGGTGAGCCGGCCGACGCCATCACCGTCGCCGACGAGCTCGGCAAGCGCGGCGACCTGGTGCGGGTCGGCGGCCAGGCGTACCTGCACCAGCTCATCCAGTCGGTCCCCACGGCCGCCAACGCGGGCTACTACGCCGAGATCGTGCACGAGCGCGCGGTGCTGCGGCGCCTGGTCGAGGCCGGCACCCGCATCGTGCAGATGGGCTACGCGCAGGGCGAGGGCGACATCGCCGACATCGTCAACCGCGCCCAGGCCGAGGTCTACGGCGTGGCCGAGCAGCGCGGCGGCGAGGACTACCACGTGCTCGGCGAGCTGCTCAACGAGACGATGGAGGAGATCGAGGCCGCCTCGGGGCGCACCGACGACCTCATCGGCGTGCCCACCGGCTTCATCGAGCTCGACGAGCTCACCCACGGGCTGCACCCGGGCCAGATGATCGTCGTCGCGGCGCGCCCGGCCGTCGGCAAGGCGCTGGCTCTCGACACCCCTCTGCCGACCCCCGACGGATGGACGACCATGGGCGAGGTCGCGGTCGGGGACCGGCTGTTCGGTGCTGACGGCCACGTGACGACCGTGGTGGCCGCCACCGAGGTCATGGTGGGACGCCCCTGCTTCGAGGTCGAGTTCTCCGACGGGACGGTCGTGGTGGCCGACGCCCAGCACCAGTGGCTCACCGACACCCGGTCCTCGCGGCGCTCGGCGCAGGCCGCCCGTGCCGGCCGCAACCGGATGCGCCATCAAGGGACGTTCGCGGCGGTGCGCACGACCGAGGAGATCGCGGCGACTCTGCGGACGCCGACTGCGGAGGCCCGGCTCAACCACAGCGTGCGCCTCGCGCAGCCCCTGGTGGGGCCGGAGGTCGACCTGCCCCTCGCGCCGTACGTTCTCGGTGCCTGGCTCGGCGACGGCACCTCCGCCGCGGCGCAGATCACGACCGCCGACGCCGAGATCGTCATGTACCTGGAGGCCGAGGGGCTCACGGTCACCCCGACCTCTTCGCCCATGCGGTACTCCTTGAGGCTGCCGGAAGCACCGGTGACGCCGCGTCACTGCGTGGTGTGCGGTGACGAGTTCGTGCCGCGCACGAGCCAGGTCAAGACGTGCGGGCGGTCGTGCGGGGGGAGGGCCAAGGGGACCGAGCAGCTCGAGCCCCGCTGCCCGGACTGTGGCGCCCTGTGTACGGGGTTGCGACGGTGCCAGGCCTGTCGTAGCGACCACGGGACGGTCGTGGGGCTTCTCCGCTCGGTGGGCGTGCTGGGCGACAAGCACATCCCCGGTGCGTACCAGCGGGCGTCCGAGACGCAGCGCAGAGCCCTGCTGGCCGGGCTGCTCGACACCGACGGCACGGTGACGGCGACCGGATGTGTGCAGTTCACCACCACCAGTGCGCGGCTGCGTGACGACGTCTGCGAGCTCGTGTCGGGGCTGGGCTACCGGTACGGGATCTCCACCAGGACCGTACGAGGGCGTACGGAGTCCAGTTCCACGGCGTTCACCCTGACGTTCTCGGCCGACGAGGATGTCTTCCGGCTGACTCGCAAGGTCATCCGGCACAAGGAGCTGCGCGGTCGCCGGTTCCAACGACGCGACTCCCGCTTCATCGTCGACGTGCGTCCGGTCGAGCCGGTGCCGGTGCGCTGCGTCGAGGTCGACAACGCCGACCACCTCTACCTCGCGGGCCGCACGATGGTCCCGACGCACAACTCCACGCTCGGGATCGACATCGTGCGGGCGGCGGCCATCAAGCACAACATGGCGGCGGCGGTGTTCTCGCTCGAGATGAGCCGCACCGAGATCACCATGCGCATCCTGTCGGCCGAGGCCACCATCCAGCTCCAGGACCTGCGTCGCGGCCTGAAGAACCAGGAACAGTGGACCAAGCTGGCGCGGATCATGGGCAAGATCTCCAACGCCCCGCTGTTCATCGACGACAGCCCGAACATGTCGCTGATGGAGATCCGGGCCAAGGCGCGCCGGCTCAAGCAGCAGCACAACCTCAAGCTCATCGTCATCGACTACCTGCAGCTGATGACCAGCGGCAAGAAGGTCGAGTCGCGCCAGCAGGAGGTCGCCGAGTTCTCGCGGGCCCTGAAGCTGCTGGCCAAGGAGCTCGAGGTGCCGGTCATCGCCATCAGCCAGCTGAACCGTGGCCCCGAGCAGCGCACCGACAAGCGGCCCCAGATGTCGGACCTGCGTGAGTCGGGCTCGATCGAGCAGGACGCCGACGTCGTCATCCTGCTGCACCGCGACCGCGGCGACGCCGAGCGCGAGGGGGAGGCCGACGTCATCGTGGCCAAGCACCGCAACGGCCCCACCAAGGACATCGTGCTGGCGTTCCAGGGGCACTACTCGCGCTTCAGCAACATGGCCCAGGACAACGGCTTCTAG
- a CDS encoding MerR family transcriptional regulator has protein sequence MQIGEVAARTELSLRSLRHWDEVGLLRPSGRSDGGFRQYTEADVEKILLIRRMKPLGFTLEQMAAALRDIEALDAGSEAGVAEARARLVGTLADATARRTDLERRLAMADEFIALLGDRLA, from the coding sequence ATGCAGATCGGCGAGGTCGCCGCGCGCACCGAGCTGTCGCTGCGGAGCCTGCGGCACTGGGACGAGGTGGGGCTGCTGCGGCCGTCGGGGCGCAGCGACGGCGGGTTCCGCCAGTACACCGAGGCCGACGTCGAGAAGATCCTGCTCATCCGCCGGATGAAGCCGCTGGGCTTCACCCTCGAGCAGATGGCGGCGGCGCTGCGCGACATCGAGGCCCTCGACGCCGGCTCGGAGGCCGGGGTGGCCGAGGCCCGAGCGAGGCTCGTCGGCACCCTGGCCGACGCCACCGCGCGGCGCACCGACCTGGAGCGCCGGCTCGCCATGGCCGACGAGTTCATCGCGCTGCTCGGCGACCGCCTGGCCTGA